The proteins below come from a single Nocardiopsis gilva YIM 90087 genomic window:
- a CDS encoding MFS transporter yields MSRTTEHRAGLAEWAGLAVLALPTVLLGLDVTILHLALPSLAVDLRPSSTQELWIVDAYGFLIAGFLITMGTLGDRIGRRRLLMIGGVAFALASLMAAYSTSAEMLIAARAALGVAGATLMPSTLALISNMFADARQRALAIGLWATFFAFGMAAGPLVGGILVEYFWWGASFLPALPMVGIMLLAAPLVLPEYRAPHSGRIDLFSVALSLAAILPIIYGIKQFSKDGLQPYVVGAFVAGLVFAVVFVRRQRVLTDPLLDVGLFRNRAFIVALGMMLAGLVGVGGTMFLVTQYLQLVESVPPLTAGLLYGPPALMMMLSSIVAPLVAQRIRPGYVVACVLAISSGGYVLLAFVESTHGVPMVVIAFSLVYLGLGVIAALGTDLVVGAAPPEKAGSASAMSETVQELGLAAGIALLGSLATAVYRVQISEELPTGLPTDVAHSFGDSLSGAVSVADRMPAGPLEQAREAFTAGVNIAGATGAAAILALAVLSAVTLRHIGTIGGAEATSADERAGEPIGEPAK; encoded by the coding sequence TTGAGCCGCACCACCGAACACCGAGCCGGCCTCGCGGAATGGGCCGGTCTTGCGGTTCTGGCGCTGCCCACCGTGCTGCTGGGGCTGGACGTCACCATCCTGCACCTGGCGTTGCCATCACTGGCGGTCGACCTGCGCCCGAGTAGTACTCAGGAACTGTGGATCGTTGACGCCTACGGATTCCTAATCGCGGGATTCCTTATCACTATGGGAACCCTGGGGGACCGCATCGGCCGCCGCCGGCTGCTGATGATCGGAGGCGTCGCGTTCGCTCTGGCCTCTCTTATGGCCGCCTACTCCACCAGTGCCGAGATGCTGATCGCCGCACGCGCGGCGTTGGGAGTGGCCGGTGCGACGCTCATGCCCTCAACGCTCGCCCTGATCAGCAATATGTTCGCCGATGCACGCCAGAGAGCGTTGGCGATCGGCCTGTGGGCGACGTTCTTCGCTTTCGGCATGGCCGCTGGGCCTCTGGTCGGAGGCATCCTGGTGGAGTACTTCTGGTGGGGAGCGTCGTTCCTACCCGCACTTCCGATGGTCGGGATCATGCTTCTGGCCGCCCCCCTCGTGCTTCCGGAGTACCGTGCCCCGCACAGTGGTCGGATCGACCTCTTCAGCGTCGCGCTCTCCCTGGCCGCCATCCTGCCGATCATCTATGGCATCAAGCAGTTCTCCAAGGACGGCCTCCAGCCGTACGTGGTCGGCGCCTTCGTGGCGGGGCTGGTCTTCGCGGTCGTCTTCGTCCGGCGTCAGCGGGTCCTCACCGATCCACTCCTGGACGTCGGCCTGTTCAGAAACCGGGCCTTCATCGTCGCGCTGGGCATGATGCTCGCCGGGCTCGTCGGCGTCGGCGGAACCATGTTCCTGGTCACCCAGTACCTGCAGCTCGTGGAATCCGTGCCGCCGTTGACCGCCGGGCTGCTCTACGGGCCACCTGCTCTAATGATGATGCTGTCCTCGATCGTGGCGCCGCTGGTCGCGCAGCGTATCCGTCCGGGGTACGTCGTGGCCTGCGTATTGGCGATCTCGTCGGGTGGCTACGTGCTCCTCGCCTTCGTCGAGAGCACCCACGGTGTCCCGATGGTGGTGATTGCCTTCTCGCTGGTCTACCTGGGGTTGGGGGTGATCGCGGCGCTGGGGACAGACCTTGTGGTCGGTGCGGCACCACCGGAGAAAGCCGGCTCCGCCTCGGCGATGTCGGAGACCGTCCAGGAGCTCGGCCTAGCCGCGGGGATCGCGCTCCTGGGAAGCCTGGCCACCGCCGTCTACCGCGTACAGATCAGCGAGGAGCTACCGACAGGCCTTCCCACGGATGTCGCCCACTCGTTCGGCGACAGCCTCTCCGGAGCCGTCTCGGTAGCGGACCGGATGCCCGCTGGTCCCCTGGAACAGGCGAGGGAGGCTTTCACCGCGGGTGTGAACATCGCGGGTGCCACCGGTGCGGCCGCGATCCTTGCGCTGGCGGTGCTGAGTGCCGTGACACTGCGGCACATCGGCACCATCGGCGGCGCCGAGGCCACAAGCGCCGACGAACGGGCGGGAGAACCGATCGGCGAACCCGCGAAATGA